A region of Nostoc sp. 'Peltigera membranacea cyanobiont' N6 DNA encodes the following proteins:
- a CDS encoding acyltransferase — translation MKQIKDKITNKLERLLEQWLIPRLVRWGEYLETKIRRYKHQELKSQLKFCGSGLRFKQDIRIDHPQNVSLGNKVYIGPDVLLDGRGGITIGDNTTLGFNVVILSANHDYQSNDLPYEHNVYIHKPVVIGNNVWIGGNVLIIPGVSIGDGAIVAAGTVVSANIDPLAIVGNQPMRTIKYRDKEHYEQLANKQEIKPEI, via the coding sequence ATGAAACAAATCAAAGATAAAATTACAAATAAATTAGAGCGACTATTGGAACAATGGTTAATCCCTCGTTTGGTGCGGTGGGGAGAATACCTAGAAACCAAAATTAGGCGCTACAAGCATCAAGAACTGAAGAGTCAATTAAAATTTTGTGGTTCTGGTCTACGATTTAAGCAAGATATTAGAATTGACCATCCGCAAAATGTCTCTTTGGGTAATAAAGTCTATATCGGCCCGGATGTCTTATTAGATGGACGTGGTGGAATCACAATTGGCGACAACACCACGCTTGGATTTAATGTTGTTATTCTCTCTGCAAATCACGACTACCAAAGTAATGATTTGCCTTATGAGCATAATGTCTACATTCATAAACCTGTTGTTATCGGTAACAATGTTTGGATTGGCGGAAATGTCCTAATTATTCCCGGAGTTTCCATTGGAGATGGTGCAATTGTGGCAGCTGGTACGGTTGTAAGTGCCAATATTGACCCTTTAGCAATTGTTGGAAATCAACCTATGAGAACAATTAAATACCGCGATAAAGAACATTATGAACAACTCGCCAACAAACAAGAGATTAAACCTGAAATATAA
- a CDS encoding type II toxin-antitoxin system HigB family toxin, translating into MTSLAEWSNFVELRENFPAADQVSNFTVFNKTI; encoded by the coding sequence ATGACATCTTTGGCTGAATGGTCAAACTTTGTAGAGTTACGAGAAAATTTTCCCGCAGCAGATCAAGTAAGTAATTTTACAGTTTTTAACAAGACTATCTAA
- a CDS encoding helix-turn-helix domain-containing protein encodes MIAEFGLRQKDLIPIFKTESIVSEVLSGQRKLTVNHIAHLAEFFHVSPAAFFES; translated from the coding sequence TTGATAGCTGAATTTGGTTTGCGACAAAAAGACTTAATTCCTATCTTTAAAACCGAGTCTATTGTCTCTGAAGTCTTGAGTGGACAGCGCAAGCTGACAGTTAACCATATCGCTCACCTCGCGGAGTTTTTTCATGTTTCGCCTGCTGCTTTTTTTGAGTCATAA
- a CDS encoding HEAT repeat domain-containing protein: MHDWQYFFNHDRSNLNQSTYRIFEPEWKAEILHWFSRKDVDKEQKEDFIQALIDFDDSCGDFYRYRAYFLAAEALSQFPECSLGDAIVEQLLKWSYAYFRQDKRDWQILPKPLVKTARKTVELTDRKRVIAAFVHLVHTTESRSILRVAAEELGTLDPGNKSAIAALTLLTPVVENKQTFCQISQNPGEIPVGDETAIAAFINDIKRIPDQDISWCGIAVLGEIAVGNQTAIAVLVQLMEMTLNKGNCCEAIKTLGKIAVGNPTAIASLIKFLEINQGDSICFDAAQALWQIDPGNAVALNTLAYILKTSASASLINCVATYLLKIDPENKTGITRGNTIAITTLSEILETTQHQASEDEWERLYAAEALVKIDPSNSKAIATLSQIRESNQNRLMRLQASESLVNAVQNLEQLDLGNKLVKEKLKQAVFVLVHDIQIFQEYDDYKNEFSISPTHQLSYESSLLEIADSLTKILQSEHLPQVVITLKDYLSKQCGKNSSYRYEAVFKIIWHCAENLTYPDFYKAWHN; this comes from the coding sequence ATGCATGATTGGCAGTATTTCTTTAACCACGATCGCAGCAATTTAAATCAATCCACTTATCGCATCTTTGAGCCAGAGTGGAAAGCAGAGATTCTCCACTGGTTTAGCCGAAAAGATGTAGATAAGGAGCAAAAAGAAGACTTTATCCAAGCTTTAATAGATTTTGATGACAGTTGCGGCGATTTTTATCGGTATCGCGCCTATTTTTTGGCGGCTGAAGCTTTATCCCAGTTCCCAGAATGTAGTTTGGGTGATGCAATTGTAGAACAACTGCTCAAATGGAGTTATGCCTATTTTCGGCAAGATAAGCGAGATTGGCAGATATTACCAAAACCATTGGTGAAGACAGCGAGAAAAACCGTGGAATTAACCGACAGAAAACGGGTTATCGCCGCTTTTGTCCATTTGGTTCATACTACAGAAAGTCGTTCAATTCTTAGAGTTGCAGCTGAAGAGTTAGGAACACTCGATCCGGGTAACAAAAGTGCGATCGCAGCCTTGACACTGCTAACACCAGTTGTTGAAAATAAACAAACATTCTGCCAGATAAGTCAAAATCCTGGAGAAATACCAGTTGGTGATGAAACTGCGATCGCTGCTTTCATCAACGACATTAAGAGGATTCCAGATCAGGATATTTCCTGGTGTGGAATCGCAGTATTGGGTGAAATTGCAGTAGGTAATCAAACCGCGATCGCAGTTTTAGTTCAACTTATGGAGATGACACTAAACAAGGGTAATTGTTGCGAAGCGATCAAAACTTTGGGAAAAATTGCTGTGGGTAATCCAACTGCGATCGCCTCCCTGATAAAATTCTTAGAGATAAACCAGGGTGATAGCATCTGCTTTGATGCAGCTCAGGCATTATGGCAAATCGATCCAGGTAATGCAGTTGCACTCAATACTCTAGCCTATATCCTCAAGACTTCTGCAAGTGCATCTCTTATAAATTGCGTTGCAACCTATTTACTTAAAATCGATCCAGAAAATAAAACTGGAATTACTAGAGGAAATACGATTGCTATTACCACCTTATCCGAGATACTTGAAACTACTCAGCATCAAGCCTCTGAAGATGAATGGGAACGTTTGTATGCAGCCGAAGCTTTAGTAAAAATTGATCCTAGTAATTCAAAAGCGATCGCTACTTTATCTCAAATACGTGAAAGCAATCAAAATAGACTGATGCGTTTGCAAGCATCTGAAAGTCTAGTAAATGCTGTTCAAAATCTAGAACAACTTGATTTAGGCAACAAACTAGTTAAAGAGAAGCTAAAACAAGCTGTCTTTGTTCTTGTTCACGACATTCAGATTTTTCAGGAATATGATGACTACAAAAACGAATTCAGCATTAGTCCCACACATCAACTATCCTATGAATCCTCTCTCTTGGAAATAGCTGATAGTTTGACGAAAATCCTACAAAGCGAACATTTACCACAAGTAGTCATAACCCTAAAAGACTATTTAAGCAAACAGTGTGGTAAAAATAGTTCTTATCGCTATGAGGCTGTGTTTAAAATTATCTGGCATTGTGCCGAAAATCTAACTTACCCAGATTTCTACAAGGCTTGGCACAATTAA
- a CDS encoding YggT family protein has translation MSLLITTLVTFVTFYSYLLIIRVLLTWFPTIDWYKQPFAALGQITDPYLNLFRSIIPPLGGMDFSPILAFLALNLAGDLLRTVARLPFAQGF, from the coding sequence ATGAGTTTACTGATTACAACACTAGTTACCTTTGTCACCTTTTATAGCTATTTGCTAATTATCCGGGTTTTGTTGACTTGGTTCCCGACAATTGACTGGTATAAACAGCCATTTGCCGCTTTAGGCCAGATAACCGACCCTTATCTGAATTTATTCCGCTCAATTATTCCCCCATTGGGCGGTATGGATTTTTCTCCGATTTTAGCTTTCTTAGCACTCAACTTAGCTGGCGACCTTCTCAGAACCGTAGCTCGTCTGCCATTCGCACAGGGATTTTGA
- the upp gene encoding uracil phosphoribosyltransferase, whose protein sequence is MTLQLRVYVPPHPLIKHWLAVARDAGTPSVLFRSAMTELGRWLTYEAARDWLPTQEIAVQTPLDTCPATVIDPQIPVAVVPILRAGLGLLEGAQTLLPLASIYHLGLARDEETLQPHCYLNKLPEKFDPQTRVLITDPMLATGGSIMATMAELTQRGVDPSLTRIVCVVAAPPALKKLSEAYPGLIVYTATIDEKLNNKGYIVPGLGDAGDRTFGT, encoded by the coding sequence ATGACGCTACAATTGCGCGTTTATGTTCCACCCCATCCCCTGATCAAACACTGGCTAGCAGTCGCCCGTGATGCAGGCACACCTTCAGTTTTATTTCGCAGCGCCATGACTGAGTTGGGAAGATGGCTGACTTATGAAGCTGCGCGAGACTGGTTGCCAACCCAAGAAATAGCCGTGCAGACTCCTTTGGATACCTGTCCAGCAACGGTGATCGATCCGCAAATACCAGTAGCAGTAGTACCGATTCTGCGGGCTGGACTAGGATTACTTGAGGGAGCGCAGACTTTATTACCTTTGGCATCGATTTACCATCTTGGCTTGGCGCGAGATGAAGAAACACTGCAACCTCATTGTTATCTGAACAAGTTACCAGAAAAATTTGACCCCCAGACACGAGTGCTGATTACCGATCCAATGTTGGCAACCGGAGGGTCAATTATGGCTACAATGGCAGAATTGACACAACGGGGTGTTGATCCTTCCCTGACTCGAATTGTTTGCGTAGTAGCGGCTCCACCAGCTTTGAAAAAACTGAGTGAAGCTTATCCAGGTTTAATAGTTTACACCGCTACTATTGACGAAAAACTTAACAATAAGGGATATATTGTACCGGGATTAGGAGATGCAGGCGATCGCACATTTGGGACTTAA